Below is a window of Terriglobales bacterium DNA.
GAGACCAGGGCCTTGCAGTTTGTGAGCGAGCGCTGCAAGCATGCGAGGGCCTTGATAATCCCCTGATCGTTGCCCGCACACAAATGCTTGCGGCCACGCTGCGTCTCGGTTACGACGAGTGGCGACAAGAAGATGCTGAGACCTGCGCATTAGCGAGACAGACCATTAGCCGTCTGACTGATCCTGAGCATCCGTCCTACCAGGAAATCTGGCATACGAATCTTCAGTCGTTGCAGGGGGAAAGCCAGGCAGCACTTAGAACCTGCGAAGCCGGAATCTCCAGATATTACGAGGTGTGGGATACAGATCGACAGACACTTCAAGGCGAGTATCGCGACGCGCTCAGGACTGCGGAGACGGGAATTTCCAAAGTGGATGAAAGCACGAGCCTTGTCGCCTATGTCCTTGCGCTGAGCGCGAAGACAATTGCACTTCTACATCTGGGTCAGTTCGGGCGGGCGCTGGAAGCTATGCGGGCAGCCAGAGCAAGGGCAGAGAAAAACGGCAACAATGCGTGGATGTTTATCCTTCGTGAAGCCTGGCTGCATACTGTGATCTTCGACTTCGAGGGAGCGCAGCAGCTGTGTGCGAGGCTAGTCGATACTAATCCAGGTTATCTCGCACGCCATCCGAATGCCATGTCGCTCATCGCCAGAGGACATTCCGCACTTTATGACGGACGTTATGAGGAGGCGGCGAAATCTTTCACCGAAGTACGCGATCGGAAGTCGACGCAAAAATTTTTCCTGCATTGGTACTGGCGTATGCAAGCGGAGCTTGGGCTAAGCAATGTCTTTCTAGAAGCAGGAGATATTGCGAATGCTCAGCGTGAGGCGGAGCGATTCCTGAAATCGGCGTTGTCGACTTCAGATCCGAACCTGCAGGCGCTCGCCTGGATGACGAAAGCACGAGTAGCAATGGCTCAGAAAGAATGGATCGCAACCGAAGATGCTCTCCTGAAGGCCTTCGCAATTGTAGATAGATTTGAGGTGCCGCTGGCGGCCTGGCGAGTCCACGCCACAGCCTGGGAGTTTTACAGACAAGTAAGAGAAGCCGACAAAGCCGAACAGCACCGGAGTCGAGCCGAATCGTTAATCCTCGCAATGGCCAAGTCGCTCGATTGCGACGAATCACTAAAAGACGGCTTCCTCAAGGCTTCTCCAATCCAGCGCATTTTGGATGGGACTGAGCTCGCAAAAACGCTGGCAGCGTGTTAGTAAGCGAGCTCGACCTTTAGAGACGATGTCATGACGGGACGAAAGATCGTTTGCTACGGCCGACCATTGTCGCTCGACACACTTCTGCCAACGTCTCCAACTTCAACGGTCGCGTCCGCCCAATTAACAGCCCTCTTCGTCATTTCAAGTCGTTTGTCGAACGACACCGCATCTGCCAGGGCGAGCATCACCACTCCCTGAGCGAACATATAGCGGTTCCACTTTGTAAGCCTTATCTCGTGTCCTTGGAGCCACACGTCTTCTTTATCGGCGCCCAAGATTAGTGTTACTTGCGGCTTCAGGTTCCCCTTCACGCGGTACTCCTGAGCAACTACTAAGCATGCCGCTGCATAAACTTTCTGAGCTTCTACTGCCGGCCACTTCTGCCTTCCGCTTTGAACCGTCAGACCATCCTGCGCAAAGCATGCGACGGCTAAGAGGAGATGACCAAGAATGTATTTCACTGATCTTTTCATCTGGGATCTGCTTCACTGATCTGCGGAGTTACTTTGGCGACTTCGCCTAAAGGCTGGACATTTGGGATCGGGATCGCCGTCATGTTTCCGGCCACAGACCTGCAGGAGAGCTCCTCTGCCCGAAGCGCTTGCTCAGCGCTTCTCGAAGCTGCAGTCGCGCACGAAGAAGGCGCGTCTTGACGGTCGGCACACTCAAGCCCAAAGCTGAGGCGGTCTCATTAATGGAGAGTCCTTCGATGTCTCGCAACACGAAGACCGGGCTGTAACCATCCGGCAACTGTTCAAGAGCCTGGCGCAATATGTCCCTAAGTTCGGATCGGCCGTAGAGCTGCTCTGGGTTCGGTCGCCAATCCGGGAGATGCTCCGCCCTAAAACCCTCTTCGTCCTGCCAGTCTTCATCGAGTGACACCATGGCCGGCTGCGGACGGCCACGCCTTGCGAGAGCAGCGTTCACGGCGATTCTCGTGAGCCATGTGGAGAACTAGGCTTTCTCTTCGAAGTTCTCGAGATGCTGGAATACCCGCAGAAACACTTCCTGGACTATCTCCTGCGCGTCGTCGAGACTATGGCTGATGTGATGGGCGATGCGAAAAACTCGCGAGGTGTGGCGCCGTACCAGCTCTTCGAAAGCGGCTACATTCCCCTGTTTCGCCGCATGAACCAGTCCGCTTTCGGAAAGCGATCCCTGGTTCGATTGCATCTGATTAGCGCACATCGGCGACTCCTTATATGTCTCTTGCGATGGGCCCGTAATCCCGCACCTAGCTATCGCGCGACTTTCCTAGTCTTGATCGTGGTCGGGAGTGTTGCTTTGCGCAGTACATACTCGCGTGGGGAAAATTGCCTCGAAGCGCTGGCTTAAGAAAGTGAGCAATTCTTCGCCAGATCTGAACTTCACCTCCACGCCCGAATCGACTTCTTCAACCCAGCCTTCAACCCGACCTTGAGTTGGTTCCGTTTCAGGTGCCAAACGAACTACGAAAGCTCCACGCATAACGTAGCCAGAATAGGGTGCAGAAGGAGCCCAGGCGTGACGTCCTGGTGGCGTTTACATTGCATTTTTGTGACGAATAGTGTTTTTTCGGACCAAGAGAGTTCGTTCTTAGAATGATCGTTACCCCCTGACTGAGGTTTTCAGAAGGCAGCCACTCGCCAGTTCAGTCGGACAAATGCGGCAAGAATTGTCAGAAGTAGGAGAAGCGCAGGACAGGAAAGGACAGACGTGCCAATCTTCAAAGGGTTAAAGAATCTTCGACCCGAGCCACAAGTAGACATCGGTGTCGATCATGACGAAGCACACGGCTTACCGCAAATTTGCGGCCTGGGATATGTACTCGTTGCGCAGAAGATGGGAAGCGTGACGGAGTAAAGCGTCAACGAGAAAGAGTAGATATCGCATCCGTCATCGTTGCCGCAAACCTGTGGGGACGCCGCAATGGCGAGGGCCGCACCTGCCCTCGCAATACGGAGTCCCCATCAGGAGTCGCTTCGTATCTCGAATCGTATTTCTCTAAGCGGAAATCGCAACTGGCAGAAGTGCCAGCGGAGGACTACCGAGGAACGGAGGCAGATTGAGAGATGGCAAACCACTTTGCCATCGCGCAATCGCTGCAAACCCAGGCAATCTTTGCGCTCAATGCCTTCATCGAAAAGAACCAAACGCCACAACGGGAACACAGGTGGGGCTTATAAGAACTCTCTACTCTCATCACTCACAATTCCAAAAAAGATTTGAGGACAACTAGTCCACGAGTAAAACCTTATTGCTAGAACGGGAATCTGTCGTTGCGCTGGAGCAACGGCAACCATGTAGAAGTACGTGCGCCGCTATAGAGCAGATTCCCGGAACGGCAAGGATGCGGGTATCTCAGTTCGGGCGGTTCGAGAGCACCCTGGAGTCTTGAGAGAGTGATACATCGTGTGGACTCGTAAGACTGACAGTCCAGAACGGGCAACTCTGACAGTATCGGGACCTCGGGACGATTGGCATCATCATTGTTCGTTACGCTCGGAAAAGCACAGCGTGGAACTTCACGGAGGATGAGCAAGGTGCTAAAGAGACTTGAGACGACATTCACTTCATGGCTCACCGATCAGGAACTGGCAGTAATTATCGGGCTAATTGTTCTGATTTTTGTGAGCTGGGGAATTTACCCCTTCCTGACTCGATGAGTCTCCCAACCCCCTCCTGCAGATGTGCTGGAAAGACCAGCCCCCTGTAAGAGTTGACAGTTCTGCCTTACCGGTCGCGACCTTAGCCTGTTCTTGCGAACAAAATGCCAGTGATGCCTCACTTAGCCACTACGGCTCGGAAGTGAGTTTCGGGAAAGGGCACAGTCCCAAGCCGCGCTGGCAATACTTGCATATGACTGCGGTTCTCGCCGTCCGGGCTTGTCAGCCTGCCTTGCCCGACTTCGTCGTTCGGCTTCTCATTGGCTTCTTCGTTTGTTTTTCAACCTCTTCTATGTTCCCGCAGCAGCTCGAACCCCGTGCTTATTCACCTTCTCCTGTGGGTACCAGTTTCCTTGCAGTTGGCTTTACGCGTTCTAGTGGTGGCGCGATTTTCGATCCAACGGTTCCGGTCACAGACGTTCAGGCCACGCTATATTCCTCGTTTGTCGGCATTGGGCGAACGTTTGGACTATTCGGACGGCAGTCATTAATCAACGCGGCTTTGCCGTATGTCTGGGGAGACGTTTCCGGGACTGTGGGTGAACAGAGCGGTTCGATCTCAAGATCGGGACTCGCAGCCGCTCATTTCCGTTTTGCATTCAACATCCTCGGCTCACCGGCGCTCAAGCCAAGAGAGTTCGCCGCAGCCAAACATGACAAATTCATCCTCGCCGCGAGCTTGTCGGTAGATACTCCAACTGGTCAGTACAACTCGGCAAAGCTCATCAACCTGGCTACAAACCGATGGGCCTTTCGACCTGAGATTGGTTTTTCGAAGCCTATAAAAAAGCTTAACTTCGACTTGTACACCGCCGCCAGCTTGTTCACCACCAACGAAGCGTATTTTCCCGGAGATTCAACGCGCAGCCAGGATCTCCTAGCGTCGATTCAGGCGCACTTAAGCTATACCGTGCGACGCGGACTGTGGGTTGCGTTCGACTCGACCTGGTATGGCGGCGGCGCCGTCCATCTGAACAACGGTCCGGGAAAGTCACGCCAGAGCAACACGCGAGTAGGCGGAACTCTGTCTCTGCCCATCGGCAAAGTGCAATCGATAAAGGTCGCTTACAGTTCAGGCGTTACTGCGAGAGCCGGCACCGCTTTCAAGACGGTCGGTGTTAGCTGGCAGTGTATAAGGTTGGATCGACACTGAAGAGACCAAGCTTATGATGCCGCGGATATCAAATTGTATTAGGCTGCGCCCGCCAGTGAGTGTGCGGCTATCTTCTTCTTCCTTTTTCGTGCCTGATACACGGTAAATAGCAACGCCATCGGAATTCCTATCGCGGCGGAAGCAATTATCGTGAGATCTACGTTGCTGTCTGGGAACGTCTCCGCCGCGATGGCCAGGCAGATTGCAAAGCTTCTCAACGCACTGCTGAGCGCCATAACTCCCCGCGTTTCGCGGTCGGAACCGCCCAGGAACCAACCGAGGATCATTCCACCAAGGATGAACAGCACAAGGCCTAGCAGCGCTCCCCCACCTGCAATAGCCTTCGCAGCTGCGGTTTTAGTCGATCCGGTAGAAATCGTGAATCCTACGAAGGCTAAAGTCGAAAGGACCGTGAATGGCTTTTGTAATGCCGTAGCAAGCTTCGGAAACCACCTATTGAGCGCAAGGCCCGCGATCAAAGGCAGGGCGACGTAAACAAGGATTGCCTTGATCACCTTTGCATAGGGCACGCTCACGGGGAGCTGCGATTGAATTATCCAGTGGGCCAAGACCGGAGCCAGGAGCACCCCCACAAAGGTCAGGAGGAACAGCACTGCCGCTGCGAACTCGATTCGGGCGCCGAGCTTTCGCGTGAAATTAAAGGCCAGAAAGTCTCCGGGAACTACCGCAAGCAGAAGGATTCCATCCTTCACGTCCTGCGCCATCGGTATGAGTTGCACCAACACGATAGCCAGAAGCGGCACCAGCACAAAATTAATCAGCAGGGCTCGTGTGACCAAAGCCCTATTGCGCAGCGCCGCTGCTATTTGGCGCAACGTCGCTTCCAAGGTAATCGACATCATTGCGAGAACGATGTAGATCAACAGCAGAATCTTGTCTGTGGGCCACAATACGGTCGCCATAAAATCTCCAAATACTTAGTCGTTCTCACATCGAAGACAGGAGCGCAGCAATTACAAATTCCGGGCTCAGCTCGTGCATGGAGTGTCCGGTCAGTAGGGTCCCATGCGCAGTGCGATGCTTGCGAACGCTAGGGTTCCCAATAACGAAATCGCGACCGCCACCATCATTGCGAGCGACCAACGAGTGCCGATCGAACTTGAATAATGCAACTGCTTAAGCAGGCTACGGTGCTGAACACAGGCGATAATGAGTCCGGCGGTTCCTAACGCGATCAAAGTCAGACCGAGATTCCGCGGGCCGTTTTCCCGGATCGGCAACTTCTGAGATTCTTGCATCGCCTGCAGAAACTTGTAGATCGTGAAGCCGAAGCTGATCATCGACAACGCCGTTCGTATCCAAGCGATCAGCGTGCGCTCCGCGGCCATGCGCGTACGCTGAAAGGCCAAATCAGTGGAATTCGGAACGGCTTGCAAAGTCACCGCCTGGCCCATGTCGCTGCCTCCGTGAAGTGCGCGTGATCAGCGCGCCGAGAATTCAGATAACAAACCTATGAGGAGTCTGCGTCGCAAAAAACTGTCAGCATTGACAGCCGCAACTACTCCACGTGTTGAACTTTCATTCCTCAAACGAAAAACGGTGCGTCGCGATGAACCACGACGCACCAGGAGGGCACAGGAGAGACAAAGCGTCTACGACGACATCAGTTAGCGGCTGTCAAGATTGACAGATTCCGGGACTGATCCTGCGGAGAACAACTGCCCGGCCAGCGCTCCAACGCACATAGCCGGGAAGTACGCAAAAAGTCCAGCGCCAAGACTGGCAACATTGCCAGTCCACGAGGGCGCTATCGCGCGGCTAGGCTTGGCGGCTGAATGAGAGGAATCTAGAGATGCCTTCTAACGATTCGATTCAACGCCAAGTATTACCCATTCCGGACCGCAAACCGGTCGGCCTGACTACTTACGACGCCAAGGATCCGGACACAAAGTTTCCGCCGATCACGCCGCTGCGTCCTCCGGCGGGCGCGCCGAACGTGCTCTGGATCCTTCTTGACGATGTGGGCTTTGGAGCGTCGAGCGTCTTCGGCGGTCCGTGCAAGACGCCCACCGCAGAGAGGCTGGCGGCAGGTGGCCTGCGATACAACCGATTCCATACCACCGCTCTCTGCTCGCCGACGCGGGCGGCGTTCCTCACGGGACGCAACCATCACGCGGTTGGCATGGGCGCCATTACTGAGGTTGCTACTGCGGCTCCCGGCTACAACTCATTGCGGCCGAATACTTGCGCGCCGCTGGCTGAGATCCTCAAGCTGAACGGCTACTCGACGGCCCAATTCGGGAAGTGCCACGAAGTCCCGGTCTTCGAGGCCACTCCGATAGGGCCATACGGCCACTGGCCAACGGGCTCCGGTTTCGAGCATTTCTTCGGGTTCATCGGGGGCGAAACCGACCAGTACTATCCGGGGTTGTACGACGGAACCACGCCGGTCGAGCCGGATCGATCGCCTGGGCAGGGCTACCACCTGATGGAAGACTTGGCCGACAAGGCGATCGCATACATTCGCCAGCAGAAGGCGATCGCGCCCGACAAGCCATTCTTCATTTATTTCGCCCCGGGCGCGACCCATGCGCCGCACCACGTCCCCAAAGACTGGATTGCGAAATACAAAGGCAAGTTCGATCAGGGTTGGGACAAGGTTCGCGAAGAAAC
It encodes the following:
- a CDS encoding transporter; translation: MTAVLAVRACQPALPDFVVRLLIGFFVCFSTSSMFPQQLEPRAYSPSPVGTSFLAVGFTRSSGGAIFDPTVPVTDVQATLYSSFVGIGRTFGLFGRQSLINAALPYVWGDVSGTVGEQSGSISRSGLAAAHFRFAFNILGSPALKPREFAAAKHDKFILAASLSVDTPTGQYNSAKLINLATNRWAFRPEIGFSKPIKKLNFDLYTAASLFTTNEAYFPGDSTRSQDLLASIQAHLSYTVRRGLWVAFDSTWYGGGAVHLNNGPGKSRQSNTRVGGTLSLPIGKVQSIKVAYSSGVTARAGTAFKTVGVSWQCIRLDRH
- a CDS encoding sigma factor, with amino-acid sequence MCANQMQSNQGSLSESGLVHAAKQGNVAAFEELVRRHTSRVFRIAHHISHSLDDAQEIVQEVFLRVFQHLENFEEKA
- a CDS encoding bile acid:sodium symporter; translation: MATVLWPTDKILLLIYIVLAMMSITLEATLRQIAAALRNRALVTRALLINFVLVPLLAIVLVQLIPMAQDVKDGILLLAVVPGDFLAFNFTRKLGARIEFAAAVLFLLTFVGVLLAPVLAHWIIQSQLPVSVPYAKVIKAILVYVALPLIAGLALNRWFPKLATALQKPFTVLSTLAFVGFTISTGSTKTAAAKAIAGGGALLGLVLFILGGMILGWFLGGSDRETRGVMALSSALRSFAICLAIAAETFPDSNVDLTIIASAAIGIPMALLFTVYQARKRKKKIAAHSLAGAA
- a CDS encoding DUF202 domain-containing protein is translated as MGQAVTLQAVPNSTDLAFQRTRMAAERTLIAWIRTALSMISFGFTIYKFLQAMQESQKLPIRENGPRNLGLTLIALGTAGLIIACVQHRSLLKQLHYSSSIGTRWSLAMMVAVAISLLGTLAFASIALRMGPY